The DNA region AGGCGGCAGAATATAGAGTTGCTAGAGGGGATTGTCAAACTGAGGCTTTTGCGCCGGCAAACCCAGGCGATGGCGCGACCGGAGGGGCCTTGATGACGCCATCGCCCATTCTCACCAGCGTTTTATTGCCGGTCTTTGAACTTGTCATTGAGCCGCGTGTGCTTGCTGCTCAGGTCAACGGGTTTGCCGTTGATGAACACGTGCTTGACGCGCGTGCGCAATTCCAGCGGGTCGCCATCGGTGACGATCAGGTTGGCGATTTTGCCTACTTCCAGACTGCCAACCAATTTATCAATACCGAAGATTTGCGCTGGATAGATCGTGACGGCTTTCAGGGCTTCTTCTTTCGGCAAACCAAAGGCCGCCGCCGTGCCCGCGTGGAAAGGTAGCAGGCGCACGTCGGTCGCCGTGTCCGTGGTCGTGATGCAGAACTTCACGCCTGCCTTGTGCAACACGGCGGCGCGCGCGTAGGGCATATCGTAAGGGTCGTCTTCTTTGTCTGGCAGATCGAGCACCGCGCCGAGCACGACGGGAACGTTTTTGGCTTTCAGTTTGTCGGCGACCTGATAGGCGTCTTCGCCGCCGTGAATGATGAGTTTGAGTTTGAACTTGTCGGCCAGTTCGAGCGCGCCTTCGATTTCGCGTTTGCCGCTGGCGTTGACCAGCACAGGGACTTCGCCTTTGAGCACCGGCAGCAAGGCTTCCAGGCCGAGGTCGGTCGGATGCGCGGGCAAGCTCTTGTCGCGGGCGCTGGCTTCGCGTGCTCTCTGATATTCCTGCGCGGCTTCGAGTTTCTTGCGCAATTCCTCGACGCGGCGTTCGCGTTGTTGCCGCGCAGCATCGTTGGTGCCCACGTTGAAGCCGCCACCGAAACCGCCACCGCGCCCGCCGAATCCGACCGTCGGATAGACGACGTGCATGGCCGCCGGAGCCGTCAGCTTCATCTCTTGCGGCGTCCAGCCATCCAGATTGATGAACGCGCACTGGCCCGAAATCAGGCCGCCTTGCGGGCAGGTGAGCACGGTCGTGACGCCATTGGTGCGTGCAACGGCAATCGCTTCGCTGTGCGGGTTGACGGCGGTCAGCGCCTTGACGTTCGGATTGAAGTCGCCCAGTTCGGTGGTGTCCACCGTGCCCGGCGCGCCCTGGCCGACCTCGACCAGACCCATCGTCGTATAGGTGTCAATCATGCCCGGATAGACCGACAGGCCCGTGGCGTCAATCTGCTTGGCATTGGCCGGAATCGTGACGTTTGCGCTGAGTGCGGCAATCTTGCCGTCTTTGATGATGAGGGTGCCGCGCGGAATCGTTTCACCCGTGACGGTGACGATGCGGGCGTTGCGGATGGCGATGACGCCGTTGTCAGTTTTGGTTTGCGCCGTGCCAGGAAGCATTAGCAAGGCGCTGAACACGAGTGCAAGAATGCAGCTTTTCATGGAATCGTTCCTGTGTATGGTGATGCGCACCTATGCCCGCCAACGTATGGCAGGTGTGTGGCGAGTGACAGTGTTAGTGGTTGCCGTTGTGTCCGTTTGTCCGAAAGGCGATGTAACGATCAACCGTGTCAGACAAGCGATCCAGTTTAGCGTCCAGCAGCGCCAAGCTGGCTTCGAGACGGTCAAGCCGTTTATGTCCGTCGGCATTGTTCAGCGCGGCCTGTATCAGCAGTTGCGCGGTGCGATTTAGCGCGTTCTCAAGCTCCTCATTTTTCAGGTCTTGGTGAAACTGCTTTTCCGAAAGCCTTTCGAGGATCTGCTCGGCATCGAAGTGTTTGCTAGCGTGCCGCTCAAGAGTTTGGCTGACATCCGCCTCGTGATTCGAATGCCATTCAAGGGTTCGTTCCATCCGCACCAGCCGTTCTTCAGCTTCTTCCTGTCTATGCGACCAAGCCGCGTTGGTTGCTGCTTGTAGGGTCAATAACACTTTTTGCTGCTCAGCCATTCCTTCAACCGTCACGGTCAGCGCATTTAAGTGAACCGTAGCAGATGCAAGTGTGGCTGTGATTTCTTCATGTGTCATACGACCTCCTGGCTGAATTTGCTGGACGCGCGGCGCCACGCTAGTTTTCCTTGCGCCCCTTCATCTTGCCGTGAATGTGTCCATCCAGCTCGTCCTCGCTCAAGGTCGGGATGAACGCGGGCGAAGTTTGCACGGGTTGCGACGGCAAATTCAGCTTCTTCTCTTTCTCGATCAGGTCTTTCTTTTCTTTGGCGAGCAACTCGCGGCGTTGCACGTCCTGCTTGCGGTCGAAATAGACTTCGCCTTCGATCATCGTTACTTCGGGGCGCGCATAGACGCTGAAGGGATGCGCGTTGAAGAGTACCAGATCGGCGTCTTTGCCCACGTCAATGCTGCCGATGCGGTTGTCCAGCCGGATTTGTTTGGCCGGGTTGAGCGTCACCAGTTGCAGGCATTGCTCTTCGGTCAGATTGCCGTAACGCAGCATCTTGCCCGCCTCTTGATAGAAACGGCGCGCGTGTTCGTTGCTGTCCGAGTGGATCGAAACCACGATGCCTTTGCCGGTCATGATCGCGGCGTTGAAAGGAATCGCATCGTAGGCTTCCATCTTGTAGCCCCACCAGTCGGGCAGGATCGAAGCCGACGCGCCGTGCTTGGCGATTTCGGGCGCGACTTTGTAACCTTCCAGCGTGTGTTGCAGCGTGTGCACCTGGATGCCGAACTCTTCGCACAACTTCATCAGCATCATGATTTCATCGGCGCGGTAGCAGTGCGAATGAATATCAATCTTGCCTCTGAGTACGTCGGCCATTGCTTCCAATTTCAGATCACGGCGCGGCGGCAACGGGTTTTCGCCGCGCGCTTTGGCGGCCTCATAGGCATCCCACGTCTGCTTATATTCGCGGCCTTGCGTGAAGGCTTCGCGGATGACTTCTTCGACGCCCATGCGCGTGGCGGGGTAGCGGCGCGTCGCACCGGGGAGAGCAGGCGAATTGGAACGCTTCGGGTTTTCGCCCAGCGCGAATTTCATCGTGCGCGGGCCATCCGCCACGAACATTTCTTCGGCGGACTTGCCCCATTTCAATTTGATGATGTTGTTCTGGCCGCCGATGGCGTTGGCGCTGCCGTGCAATTGGTGGATGGTCGTCATGCCCCCGGCGAGTTGGCGATAGATGTTGATGTCGGTGTCGTTGACGACATCGCGCATCCTGACCATCGCGGTGACCGACAGCGAGCCTTCATTGATCGAATCAAGCGCGGTGTGCGAGTGCGCATCCACAAAACCAGGCGTGACGTACATGCCGGTCGCGTCAATCTCTTTGGCGCCCGCGCCGGCTTTGACTTCGGCGGCTTTGCCGACGGCGGCGATCTTGCCATTGCGGATCAGGATCGAGCCGTTTTCAATCGTGCCGTGCGAAGCGGTCATGATGGTCGCGTTCTTGATCAGGATTTCGCGGTCTTGGGCAAAAGCAGACATCGCGAACATTGCCAGACAGAGCGTCAAAAAGAACAGTCTTGCTTTGGTCATCATCATTTACCTCGGATTGAACATTGCCGTTGAAGGGCGCTCAACTGACTCTGGTGTAGTCAGCTTGGACAGCCAAATCTTCGGTACCATCGGGTGCACAATTGTGCATGAGCATCTGCAATTCATTGTCAGAACGTTTTGCGATTGTGATGCGCCAGCCCCAATCCGGGCCGGGTGGGGCGGGGTATGAACCGCGCACTTCAATTGTTCCGTTTTCGTGAAGCGAACCTTGGCAAGTCAGCACGCCGCCGCTTTGGTGCCACGAATCCACCCAGCCCGCTGTCGTCACGCCGCTGGTTGCGGCATGCGCCAACAACAGGAAACCCTCGTGCGGCGTGCCCTCGTGGCTCCAGGTATATTTGAAGGTCAGGCATTTGCCGTTCGCTATTGCCTGGACCGACATCTGCCCGGCGGAATTGAAATCAGAAGGCGTCAGCCAACTCAGATGAAGCAGGTTGTTGCCCGCCCATTCACCTACCAGCTTTGCTTGAAGCTCACTCAGTT from Acidobacteriota bacterium includes:
- a CDS encoding amidohydrolase produces the protein MFAMSAFAQDREILIKNATIMTASHGTIENGSILIRNGKIAAVGKAAEVKAGAGAKEIDATGMYVTPGFVDAHSHTALDSINEGSLSVTAMVRMRDVVNDTDINIYRQLAGGMTTIHQLHGSANAIGGQNNIIKLKWGKSAEEMFVADGPRTMKFALGENPKRSNSPALPGATRRYPATRMGVEEVIREAFTQGREYKQTWDAYEAAKARGENPLPPRRDLKLEAMADVLRGKIDIHSHCYRADEIMMLMKLCEEFGIQVHTLQHTLEGYKVAPEIAKHGASASILPDWWGYKMEAYDAIPFNAAIMTGKGIVVSIHSDSNEHARRFYQEAGKMLRYGNLTEEQCLQLVTLNPAKQIRLDNRIGSIDVGKDADLVLFNAHPFSVYARPEVTMIEGEVYFDRKQDVQRRELLAKEKKDLIEKEKKLNLPSQPVQTSPAFIPTLSEDELDGHIHGKMKGRKEN
- a CDS encoding DUF1579 family protein, which codes for MQLSELQAKLVGEWAGNNLLHLSWLTPSDFNSAGQMSVQAIANGKCLTFKYTWSHEGTPHEGFLLLAHAATSGVTTAGWVDSWHQSGGVLTCQGSLHENGTIEVRGSYPAPPGPDWGWRITIAKRSDNELQMLMHNCAPDGTEDLAVQADYTRVS
- a CDS encoding amidohydrolase family protein is translated as MKSCILALVFSALLMLPGTAQTKTDNGVIAIRNARIVTVTGETIPRGTLIIKDGKIAALSANVTIPANAKQIDATGLSVYPGMIDTYTTMGLVEVGQGAPGTVDTTELGDFNPNVKALTAVNPHSEAIAVARTNGVTTVLTCPQGGLISGQCAFINLDGWTPQEMKLTAPAAMHVVYPTVGFGGRGGGFGGGFNVGTNDAARQQRERRVEELRKKLEAAQEYQRAREASARDKSLPAHPTDLGLEALLPVLKGEVPVLVNASGKREIEGALELADKFKLKLIIHGGEDAYQVADKLKAKNVPVVLGAVLDLPDKEDDPYDMPYARAAVLHKAGVKFCITTTDTATDVRLLPFHAGTAAAFGLPKEEALKAVTIYPAQIFGIDKLVGSLEVGKIANLIVTDGDPLELRTRVKHVFINGKPVDLSSKHTRLNDKFKDRQ